From the Oryza glaberrima chromosome 5, OglaRS2, whole genome shotgun sequence genome, one window contains:
- the LOC127772483 gene encoding ubiquinone biosynthesis protein COQ4 homolog, mitochondrial-like, with product MQGARVNLKGWQQAAVAFGSAFGALLDPRRADLIATLGETTGKPAFHRVLQRMRNSAEGRDVLLERPRVISTQVSHAWDMPQNTFGAAYAQFMGSRNFSPDDRPPVRFIDTDELAYVATRAREVHDFWHVLFGLPTNLIGETALKVIEFEQMFLPMCMLSVVGGSARFNEKQRTLFFQHYFPWASKAGLKCADLMSVYYEKHFHEDLEEVRRNWGIIPCPNPKRSSV from the exons ATGCAGGGGGCGCGCGTTAATCTGAAGGGGTGGCAACAGGCAGCGGTTGCATTTGGTTCTGCATTTGGGGCATTGCTTGACCCTAGAAGAGCTGATCTGATAGCTACTCTTGGGGAGACTACTGGGAAGCCAGCATTTCACCGTGTGCTTCAGCGGATGAGGAACAGTGCTGAAGGCAGG GATGTTCTCCTGGAGCGTCCTCGAGTTATATCCACGCAGGTTTCTCATGCCTGGGACATGCCTCAGAACACATTTGGTGCAGCATATGCTCAGTTCATGGGATCAAGGAACTTCTCACCAGATGACCGCCCACCTGTCCGTTTCATTGACACAGATGAGCTTGCGTATGTTGCGACCCGTGCCCGTGAAGTCCATGACTTTTGGCATGTGCTGTTCGGCCTTCCTACGAACCTGATTGGAGAGACTGCCCTTAAGGTCATTGAGTTTGAACAGATGTTCCTTCCTATGTGCATGCTTTCAGTCGTTGGGGGCTCTGCAAGGTTCAATGAGAAACAAAGGACACTGTTTTTCCAGCATTATTTCCCATGGGCTTCAAAAGCTGGTCTTAAGTGCGCAGATCTTATGTCTGTGTACTATGAGAAGCATTTTCATGAAGATTTGGAGGAAGTGAGGAGGAACTGGGGAATTATACCGTGCCCTAATCCCAAAAGGAGCAGTGTTTAG
- the LOC127773414 gene encoding acid phosphatase 1-like yields MGPSLTLSSFLCPSDWSSPRRRWFPRTSSPVLLLLSAPLAASHLPFLNRSRAQPYDNRSFLQYVEQGSAPALAGTLRLYQRLLELGIKPVFLTVRTENQRAVTIRNLSQQGYSGWEKLVLQPTGGLSIEAFKSGERQKLVSDGYAIVGNIGDQWSDLLGPAAGARTFKLSNRMYYVDKLALLAGRRRRHCWLASYFLRPKISAVLHYSRSTFDRLSYLKFFLLVYFIAIR; encoded by the exons ATGGGGCCCTCGTTGAccctttcttctttcttgtgCCCTTCGGATTGGTCGTCTCCCCGTCGCCGGTGGTTTCCTCGTACGAGCTCGCCTGTCCTATTGCTTTTGTCGGCGCCCCTTGCTGCTTCCCATCTTCCCTTCCTGAATCGGTCGAG AGCCCAGCCGTACGACAATAGGAGCTTCCTCCAATACGTGGAGCAGGGGAGCGCACCGGCGCTAGCAGGGACGCTACGACTTTACCAACGGCTGCTCGAGCTCGGCATTAAACCGGTGTTCCTGACAGTCCGCACCGAGAACCAGAGGGCCGTCACCATCCGCAACCTTTCCCAACAGGGCTACTCCGGGTGGGAGAAGCTGGTGCTTCAGCCGACGGGAGGTCTCTCCATCGAGGCGTTCAAGAGCGGTGAGCGGCAGAAGCTGGTGAGCGATGGCTATGCCATTGTCGGTAACATCGGTGACCAGTGGAGCGACCTCCTCGGCCCGGCGGCGGGAGCCCGCACCTTCAAGCTTTCCAATCGGATGTACTACGTCGACAAGCTTGCATTGCTCGCCGGCCGGAGGAGACGCCAttgctggctagctagctacttcctccgtcccaaaataagtgcagttttacactattcacgttcaacgtttgaccgtttgtcttatttgaaattttttttattagtatattttattgctattagatga
- the LOC127772871 gene encoding acid phosphatase 1-like, with product MRRPIMATTTARLLLLLTVAGFCLCHTTGQEAAPPPPPYCGSLRTAVEARNIIGWKTVPPPCAKYVADYITGERYGRDADVVINEAIAYAESLKLSGTGKEIWVFDVDDTALSTVPYQANHGYGVQPFDNQSFLKYVVQGSAPALQSTLRLYRRLLQLGIKPVFLTDRTEDQRTVTTNNIIQQGYCNWEKLVLQPVGLQTSTLAFKTCERQKLVNDGYIIVGNIGDQWNDIRRSPDGCRTFKFPNPMYYVD from the exons ATGCGCCGGCCAAtaatggcgacgacgacggcgaggttgcTCCTCCTGCTCACGGTGGCGGGCTTCTGCCTCTGCCACACCACCGgccaggaggcggcgccgccgccgccgccgtactgcGGCAGCCTGAGGACGGCCGTGGAGGCGCGGAACATCATCGGGTGGAAGacggtgccgccgccgtgcgccaagTACGTCGCCGACTACATCACCGGCGAGCGCTACGGCCGCGACGCGGACGTGGTGATCAACGAGGCCATCGCCTACGCCGAGAGCCTCAAGCTCTCCGGCACCGGCAAGGAGATCTGGGTGTTCGACGTCGACGACACCGCCCTCTCCACCGTGCCCTACCAAGCCAACCATGGCTACGG AGTTCAACCGTTCGACAACCAGAGCTTCCTCAAGTACGTGGTGCAGGGAAGCGCGCCAGCACTGCAGAGTACACTGCGGCTTTACCGACGGTTACTCCAGCTTGGTATAAAGCCGGTGTTCCTGACAGACCGCACCGAGGACCAGAGGACGGTCACAACCAACAACATTATTCAGCAGGGCTACTGCAATTGGGAGAAGCTTGTGCTGCAGCCGGTTGGGCTTCAGACCTCGACGTTGGCGTTCAAGACTTGCGAACGACAGAAGCTGGTGAATGATGGCTACATCATCGTCGGCAACATTGGCGACCAGTGGAACGAcatccgccgctcgccggatgGTTGCCGCACCTTTAAGTTCCCCAACCCCATGTACTATGtcgactag